GTTGCAATGGCCGCCGTGACAGGTCTGCTGCTATCCAAAGACCGTGTGTAGTTGGCTACGAATCTATGAGGAATTGTATTAGGAATAACTGCATGTTTATAGTGACTTGCAACTCACTGGAAGTACGTGTCCGCATTCAACTGTCCCGTGCGAGGCTCATTGGCAATGGACCACATGACCACACTTGGATGATTGCGATCGCGGTGTATGAGCTGCTCCAGAGAAGACTTGTGTTTATCCAGCAAGGCCTGGTTATAATTTCTGCAATTGAAATACTTAGACATCATTGATTTACATTACTTTACAAGGACAAGTCTCACTCTGTGTCCACGCTGGGACATTCGTCAATGATCATGATCCCATGTTGATCGGCAAATTGCATTGATTCTTCGGAGTAGGGATAATGTGAGGTTCTATATGCATTAGCGCCAATCCACTTGATCAGATTAAAGTCACGGACCATCAAAGCATTGTCCAATCCTTTGCCACGGACATCAGAGTCCTCATGGCGCCCAAACCCGCGGAAATAAACTGGTTTTCCGTTGATTTGAAATGTGGTATTGCTCCAACTTAGGGTACGCAGACCTACTTTCAAACGATAGACATCCAGAAGCTGTTCATTGGCTCCATGCAATTGGATTTCCAGCTCGTAGAGATAGCCCGGATCAGAATGCATAAGATACGGCCACCAAGGCATAGCATTCGACACCTTCAAGGTGCCCTCGAGCTTACCATCCGAGGTGGTATTCACCACCTGGACACCCTCTCTGTTGTACAACTTGAGTCGCACATATAACGCATTTTCCGCCTCGTTGGCAGCGGTTCCATTCACCGCAACACTGTAGTCGATGTAGCCCACTGAAAATTAGATGGAGTCAGCGCAGTTCAggatttaatttcaactaatttCTTACCGCTATTATTGTCGGAcagttttgtttgtatttccACCTCCTCAATGAATGTTTTGGGTGTGGTATACAAGTGGACGGATCGATGAATGCCCGCATAGTTGAAAAAGTCAAAGGTATAGCTTTGGATGATAGTAACGCCTCCGTCGTTGGCCACTTCGGAGATCTTTCCCTGAGGCACTGTGGTCTGAATTAGCGCGTTATCGCACATGACGGTTATACGATTCTCTGCCCCGTATTTTAGCAAATGCGTAACCTCCGTCTCAAAAGGCAGATGTCCCATCTCATGCTTAACGGCCGATTCTCCATTGATCCActaaaaaatatgttgaacATTTAGTTATTTACTAAGGCATATATATTTGCTGCGTGTTCTTACCACAAAAGCTTCGTAGTGGACACTGCCAAAGCGCAGCCAGACCCGCTGATCCTTTTCCCACGAACGCGGCACGAAAAACTTCCGATCATACCAAACGGTTCCCACATGATCGCGTAACGATCGCTCTGTAGTGATGTCGTTATATGATGCCGGCACTGGCATGGGAATGATGGGTCTACTTTTGCTTAAGTCATCATCGAACCACTTATCCCTTATGCCCTGTGTAGGATTTGTCTCATCAGAGCACACAAAATTCCAGATACCATCCAGGGAGCGCACCTCGCGCGTTTCTGACTCACGTGGATACAACATGCCACGTGATGTCTTCACGTCCTTATTGACTATGATCAGAGCTAAAGTAAAGTTGAGTATATACAGGCCGATGACCAGCGATGAGAGCCACAGAGCTGCAagtgaaaaagagagaaagagaaattgATCGCTATTGCAAAAACATTGTTATCAAAATTCGATTTGAATTCGTGAAGATAGCTCACTTTATCTATCTGTGTCAATACTTTTTCAAAGTTTTAAGcgataaaaaattataaatgacaTATCATTCATTAATCGAAAAAGGAATAATATGATTACAGAAATATTCTATAGAAAAGCTAGAGAGCTAGATTTCTCATATATTGTTATGGGTATCCAATATTGGAgttcaataaacaaacatgTTCATGTTAAAAATGATGCAGTATAACATCCCAGTTAAATTTTTTACTTGTTGGGttcttattttgaaatatttttattttcatggTTTTTGCAGATACATATtccgaaaacgaaaaattacccaaaaataaaattatgaacaaTTTCCAGTGCACCATTATGGAATTGaccatacaaatatatacattttcaatCGATCAACACTGTAGATTCTTAAGCAATAATAAAAGTCGACGCATTGTTTCTGATTAGACACAAGGACACGTGTGAAAATATTACGGCGTGTTCCAGTAATGCATCTAAACCGTGAAAAATTTCTAAAAGAActgacttttatttttaaaaagcgGGCCCCTATACAGCTAATAATAGTTTCTTGCCTAAGGTCTAACCGACCTCCCCTGATAATTAATTGGGTAttacaaacacatacatgATTTGTAAAGATAAGAAATTACACAGATTGCATATCTCTGTCAAGTTTCTTTCGGTTCCTTTTTCCAATACAACTAAATGTAATCTAGAGTAATACTATAATGTAATCTAAATAAGGAATAAAAAGCCCTTtcagaaaattgtaaaaacgCCATTATAAATACTACGAGCaagaaaatgtcaaatgtAGCTTACTCGTACTTGAATCGGATATATctaaacttttaattacattCAATATGGGCATTTCCTGAAAATGGTAAACCacgaccgaaaaaaaaaatcttcacattcatcgttttgttttgtataatgtcataaagaaatatccaaattttcataatacaatGGATCCATAGCATATCTTAGTtgtttttctaaaaaaaatttcatgaaaactgaataaatgtaattttttcacttttagctc
This is a stretch of genomic DNA from Drosophila albomicans strain 15112-1751.03 chromosome 3, ASM965048v2, whole genome shotgun sequence. It encodes these proteins:
- the LOC117570624 gene encoding beta-glucuronidase isoform X3, whose amino-acid sequence is MLYPRESETREVRSLDGIWNFVCSDETNPTQGIRDKWFDDDLSKSRPIIPMPVPASYNDITTERSLRDHVGTVWYDRKFFVPRSWEKDQRVWLRFGSVHYEAFVWINGESAVKHEMGHLPFETEVTHLLKYGAENRITVMCDNALIQTTVPQGKISEVANDGGVTIIQSYTFDFFNYAGIHRSVHLYTTPKTFIEEVEIQTKLSDNNSVGYIDYSVAVNGTAANEAENALYVRLKLYNREGVQVVNTTSDGKLEGTLKVSNAMPWWPYLMHSDPGYLYELEIQLHGANEQLLDVYRLKVGLRTLSWSNTTFQINGKPVYFRGFGRHEDSDVRGKGLDNALMVRDFNLIKWIGANAYRTSHYPYSEESMQFADQHGIMIIDECPSVDTENYNQALLDKHKSSLEQLIHRDRNHPSVVMWSIANEPRTGQLNADTYFQFVANYTRSLDSSRPVTAAIATPWTDDKAGRYLDIISFNRYNAWYSNTGRMDMVTQRVIDEATAWNKKYGKPVIMSEYGADTLEGLHLQPSFVWSEEFQSEVFSRHFKAFDALRRKKWFIGEFVWNFADFKTAQSYTRVGGNKKGVFTRARQPKAAAHLLRQRYFALGREVDQCSLPEDLFTYIVDVGGSIKNESGDL
- the LOC117570624 gene encoding beta-glucuronidase isoform X1, coding for MALWLSSLVIGLYILNFTLALIIVNKDVKTSRGMLYPRESETREVRSLDGIWNFVCSDETNPTQGIRDKWFDDDLSKSRPIIPMPVPASYNDITTERSLRDHVGTVWYDRKFFVPRSWEKDQRVWLRFGSVHYEAFVWINGESAVKHEMGHLPFETEVTHLLKYGAENRITVMCDNALIQTTVPQGKISEVANDGGVTIIQSYTFDFFNYAGIHRSVHLYTTPKTFIEEVEIQTKLSDNNSVGYIDYSVAVNGTAANEAENALYVRLKLYNREGVQVVNTTSDGKLEGTLKVSNAMPWWPYLMHSDPGYLYELEIQLHGANEQLLDVYRLKVGLRTLSWSNTTFQINGKPVYFRGFGRHEDSDVRGKGLDNALMVRDFNLIKWIGANAYRTSHYPYSEESMQFADQHGIMIIDECPSVDTENYNQALLDKHKSSLEQLIHRDRNHPSVVMWSIANEPRTGQLNADTYFQFVANYTRSLDSSRPVTAAIATPWTDDKAGRYLDIISFNRYNAWYSNTGRMDMVTQRVIDEATAWNKKYGKPVIMSEYGADTLEGLHLQPSFVWSEEFQSEVFSRHFKAFDALRRKKWFIGEFVWNFADFKTAQSYTRVGGNKKGVFTRARQPKAAAHLLRQRYFALGREVDQCSLPEDLFTYIVDVGGSIKNESGDL
- the LOC117570624 gene encoding beta-glucuronidase isoform X2, with translation MGLKRLFKSLIIVNKDVKTSRGMLYPRESETREVRSLDGIWNFVCSDETNPTQGIRDKWFDDDLSKSRPIIPMPVPASYNDITTERSLRDHVGTVWYDRKFFVPRSWEKDQRVWLRFGSVHYEAFVWINGESAVKHEMGHLPFETEVTHLLKYGAENRITVMCDNALIQTTVPQGKISEVANDGGVTIIQSYTFDFFNYAGIHRSVHLYTTPKTFIEEVEIQTKLSDNNSVGYIDYSVAVNGTAANEAENALYVRLKLYNREGVQVVNTTSDGKLEGTLKVSNAMPWWPYLMHSDPGYLYELEIQLHGANEQLLDVYRLKVGLRTLSWSNTTFQINGKPVYFRGFGRHEDSDVRGKGLDNALMVRDFNLIKWIGANAYRTSHYPYSEESMQFADQHGIMIIDECPSVDTENYNQALLDKHKSSLEQLIHRDRNHPSVVMWSIANEPRTGQLNADTYFQFVANYTRSLDSSRPVTAAIATPWTDDKAGRYLDIISFNRYNAWYSNTGRMDMVTQRVIDEATAWNKKYGKPVIMSEYGADTLEGLHLQPSFVWSEEFQSEVFSRHFKAFDALRRKKWFIGEFVWNFADFKTAQSYTRVGGNKKGVFTRARQPKAAAHLLRQRYFALGREVDQCSLPEDLFTYIVDVGGSIKNESGDL